Proteins from a genomic interval of Hydrogenophaga sp. PAMC20947:
- a CDS encoding 16S rRNA (uracil(1498)-N(3))-methyltransferase, whose amino-acid sequence MPRFHCPSPLTIGAEFDLPASAARHVQVLRLQPGSTITLFNGDGGEHSATVLRMGRSAVAVRVDAHHDLEREPLRAVHLAVGMPANDRMDWLVEKATELGVASIQPLHTSHSVLRLSGERALKKQAHWQSVAVAACEQCGANRIPAVHPVREFAAWLKEASAGEDTKALRCVLSLADGALRLPELRTGLAATQPILFLSGPEGGLSAAEDAQARGAGFAPVSLGPRVLRAETAALAALMAALAI is encoded by the coding sequence ATGCCCCGCTTCCACTGCCCTTCTCCCCTCACCATCGGCGCCGAATTCGATCTGCCTGCCTCAGCCGCCCGCCATGTGCAGGTGCTGCGCCTGCAACCCGGCTCTACCATCACCCTGTTCAACGGCGATGGCGGTGAACACAGCGCCACCGTCTTGCGCATGGGGCGCTCCGCCGTGGCCGTGCGTGTTGACGCCCACCACGATCTCGAGCGCGAACCCCTGCGTGCGGTGCACCTGGCCGTGGGCATGCCCGCCAACGACCGCATGGACTGGCTGGTCGAGAAAGCCACGGAGCTCGGCGTGGCCAGCATTCAACCTTTGCACACCTCACACAGTGTGTTGCGGCTCAGTGGCGAGCGTGCCCTCAAAAAGCAGGCCCATTGGCAGTCGGTCGCCGTGGCGGCCTGCGAACAATGTGGCGCAAACCGCATTCCGGCGGTGCATCCGGTGCGCGAATTCGCCGCCTGGCTCAAGGAGGCGTCTGCGGGTGAAGACACGAAAGCGTTGCGCTGTGTGCTCTCTTTGGCCGACGGCGCGCTCCGCCTGCCCGAGCTGCGGACCGGGCTCGCGGCCACCCAGCCCATTCTTTTTCTCAGTGGGCCCGAAGGCGGACTGTCTGCGGCCGAAGACGCCCAGGCACGGGGCGCCGGCTTTGCGCCGGTATCACTGGGACCGCGTGTGTTGCGGGCAGAAACGGCAGCGCTGGCGGCCTTGATGGCGGCACTGGCCATTTGA
- a CDS encoding phosphotransferase, with translation MTPLSTDVTWTEPLREAAFGGWLSALSGPQGLVINSLRPASADASFRRYLRIDTHTGGTRIIMDAPPEKENCKPFVQVAQLMKTAGLLVPDVLAWDEPQGFMLLPDLGQQTWMEQIQPEVPAANFERYNQATDTLLAWQLASKPGVLPPYDEPLLRRELQLFPDWYLAQHKGLTLQGAEAETLKKTFDTIVERNLAAPSVYVHRDFMPRNLMIPTQPGTTSAQQLGVLDFQDAVYGPITYDIASLMRDAFLTWEEDFVLEVTIRYWEKARKAGLMDFEDWHGDFGAFYRAVEWMGLQRHLKVAGIFARLTLRDGKPKYLADTPRFIHYIRHAAGRYRELGPFLRYIDKVEGLEAASGYAFGRV, from the coding sequence ATGACCCCTCTCAGCACCGACGTGACCTGGACCGAACCTCTCCGCGAGGCAGCCTTTGGCGGGTGGCTCTCTGCCCTCAGCGGCCCCCAGGGGCTGGTGATCAACAGCTTGCGTCCAGCCTCAGCCGACGCCAGTTTCCGCCGCTACCTGCGGATCGACACCCACACCGGCGGCACCCGCATCATCATGGACGCGCCGCCCGAGAAGGAGAACTGCAAGCCATTTGTGCAGGTTGCGCAACTCATGAAAACCGCGGGCCTGCTGGTGCCCGACGTCCTGGCCTGGGACGAGCCCCAGGGTTTCATGCTCCTGCCCGACCTGGGGCAGCAGACCTGGATGGAGCAGATCCAGCCCGAAGTCCCGGCCGCCAACTTTGAGCGCTACAACCAGGCCACAGACACGCTTTTGGCCTGGCAACTGGCCTCCAAACCTGGTGTGCTGCCGCCCTACGACGAACCCCTGCTGCGCCGCGAGCTGCAATTGTTCCCTGATTGGTACCTCGCGCAACACAAAGGGCTCACACTTCAAGGCGCTGAAGCCGAAACCTTGAAAAAGACCTTTGACACCATCGTCGAGCGCAACCTGGCCGCGCCCAGTGTCTACGTGCACCGCGACTTCATGCCGCGCAACCTGATGATTCCGACGCAGCCCGGGACAACCTCGGCCCAGCAACTCGGTGTGCTCGATTTCCAGGATGCCGTTTACGGACCCATCACCTACGACATCGCCAGCCTCATGCGCGACGCATTTCTCACCTGGGAAGAAGACTTCGTGCTCGAGGTCACCATCCGCTATTGGGAAAAAGCCCGCAAAGCCGGTCTGATGGATTTCGAAGACTGGCACGGCGACTTTGGCGCTTTCTACCGCGCCGTGGAATGGATGGGCCTTCAGCGCCACCTCAAAGTGGCCGGCATCTTTGCCCGCCTGACCTTGCGGGATGGCAAGCCCAAATACCTGGCGGACACGCCGCGCTTCATTCACTACATCCGCCACGCCGCGGGACGCTACCGCGAACTGGGCCCTTTCCTCAGGTACATCGACAAAGTCGAAGGCCTGGAGGCCGCATCGGGTTATGCCTTTGGGCGCGTCTGA
- a CDS encoding LPS-assembly protein LptD, protein MKSAKHTLKTSRRSLSGSAKRLSKPAPLPRLQRLQGPAGVPQPTLVSLAVYGALAALALGSVVAQTSAWAQDVVQDTGAPLSLKSGGELLETLPVEVRDALPTFVRSQSMESKSQTQTVFEGEVELRRHDTVIRADRLEFDQQSQEAKASGNVLINRNGDRFTGPEMQMNVETFKGHFEQPEYQLLKNGGVGDASRIDFVDRNTVVVQDGRYSTCERLPGSQWMPDWLIRASSIELDTAEDVGTAKGGVLEFKGVPILAAPYLTFPLSDKRKSGALPPSMSIDSDSGVQLAAPYYFNIAPNMDATLTPRVMSKRGVDLGGELRYLEPSFSGYVQGAFMPSDQLRDEDRWSYSLQHRQTLVPAFAGGSDIGLRLRLNRVSDDNYWSDFPRSITGLTSRLLGSDATLGWAKGPWSVGTGVYKWQALQVDDATYTPPFDILPVSWVNYRQPNQTILGSPDWDVSMQSNFTRFERSALAADSTLSKGGDRTLLMGRLSRRVQASGWYVQPSAQLHGTQYSTIGANGGANVAASRVVPTLSVDSGLTFERSTQFFGTDFTQTLEPRAFLTWTPYRDQSGLPNYDSGSRDLSLATLYAENAFNGSDRISDTRAVTMGASSRLISPDTGAEVARLSLAQRYYLTDQNVTLPDETAVSKGFGDMLLSGRVQWDPRWSLDSTVQFNFEDNRSERLTVGGRYVPGPYKVLSAAYRYDRDETSEYLDLGWQWPLASLLGRAPDPSPGRALGPNQWYSVGRINYSMLDRKVVDLVAGFEYDAGCWLGRVVLQRLQTSTTESNESILFQLEFSGFSRVGASSLQSLQTNVPGYRYLREEVNPPSRYPTYD, encoded by the coding sequence ATGAAATCTGCCAAACACACTCTCAAAACTTCCCGGCGCAGCCTGTCTGGAAGCGCAAAGCGCTTGTCCAAGCCCGCGCCCTTGCCTCGGCTCCAGCGCCTGCAGGGGCCCGCTGGCGTGCCGCAACCCACCTTGGTTTCGCTGGCCGTTTACGGCGCGCTGGCTGCACTGGCGCTCGGCTCAGTCGTGGCCCAGACCAGCGCCTGGGCCCAGGACGTGGTCCAGGACACCGGAGCGCCGCTGAGTCTGAAGTCCGGCGGCGAACTGCTTGAGACCTTGCCGGTCGAGGTACGGGATGCCCTGCCAACCTTTGTGCGCAGCCAGAGCATGGAAAGCAAGTCCCAGACGCAGACTGTGTTTGAGGGCGAGGTCGAGCTGCGGCGTCATGACACCGTGATTCGTGCCGACCGCCTGGAGTTCGATCAGCAGAGTCAGGAAGCCAAAGCCAGTGGCAACGTCTTGATCAACCGCAACGGTGATCGGTTCACCGGCCCCGAGATGCAAATGAATGTGGAGACCTTCAAGGGCCACTTCGAGCAACCCGAATACCAGCTGCTCAAGAATGGTGGTGTGGGTGATGCCAGCCGCATCGATTTTGTCGATCGCAATACCGTGGTGGTGCAGGATGGTCGCTATTCGACCTGCGAGCGCTTGCCGGGCAGCCAGTGGATGCCCGATTGGCTGATCCGGGCCTCCAGCATTGAGCTGGATACCGCAGAAGATGTCGGAACGGCCAAAGGCGGTGTCCTGGAGTTCAAGGGGGTGCCCATACTGGCAGCGCCCTATCTCACCTTTCCGCTCAGCGACAAACGCAAGTCGGGCGCCTTGCCGCCCAGCATGAGCATTGACAGCGACAGCGGTGTTCAGTTGGCGGCACCCTACTATTTCAACATCGCCCCCAACATGGACGCCACCCTCACGCCCCGGGTGATGTCCAAGCGCGGCGTGGACCTGGGGGGGGAATTGCGCTACCTTGAACCCAGCTTCAGCGGTTATGTGCAGGGGGCCTTCATGCCCTCGGACCAGCTCCGCGATGAAGATCGCTGGTCCTATTCCCTGCAACATCGGCAGACGCTTGTGCCGGCATTTGCGGGCGGCAGTGATATTGGCTTGCGCTTGAGGCTCAACCGCGTGAGTGACGACAATTACTGGAGCGATTTTCCGCGTTCCATCACAGGACTCACCTCCCGGCTATTGGGCTCGGATGCCACGCTGGGCTGGGCCAAGGGGCCATGGTCAGTCGGGACTGGCGTGTACAAATGGCAAGCGCTGCAAGTGGATGATGCAACCTACACGCCGCCTTTCGACATATTGCCGGTTTCGTGGGTCAACTACAGGCAACCGAACCAGACGATTCTCGGATCACCCGACTGGGACGTTTCGATGCAGTCCAACTTCACCCGGTTTGAACGCTCAGCGCTGGCGGCCGATTCGACATTGAGCAAGGGGGGGGATCGCACCTTGCTCATGGGCCGTCTGTCGCGGCGTGTGCAGGCGTCGGGCTGGTATGTGCAGCCCAGCGCCCAGTTGCACGGCACCCAGTACAGCACCATTGGCGCCAATGGTGGTGCCAATGTGGCTGCGTCGCGGGTGGTGCCCACTCTGAGCGTGGACAGCGGCTTGACGTTTGAGCGCTCGACACAGTTCTTTGGCACCGATTTCACCCAGACCCTGGAACCCCGGGCCTTCCTGACCTGGACACCCTACCGTGACCAAAGTGGGCTGCCCAACTACGATTCAGGTTCGCGCGATCTCAGCCTGGCCACCCTGTATGCGGAAAACGCCTTCAACGGCAGCGATCGCATCTCCGACACGCGTGCGGTGACCATGGGCGCGAGTTCTCGCCTGATCTCGCCTGACACTGGCGCCGAGGTGGCTCGCCTGTCCCTTGCTCAGCGGTATTACCTGACCGACCAAAACGTGACGCTGCCCGACGAAACAGCCGTGAGCAAGGGTTTCGGCGACATGCTGCTGTCTGGTCGTGTTCAATGGGATCCTCGCTGGTCACTGGACTCGACGGTGCAGTTCAACTTCGAAGACAACCGGAGCGAGCGCCTGACGGTAGGTGGCCGTTACGTCCCCGGACCTTACAAAGTGTTAAGCGCGGCTTATCGCTACGATCGTGATGAGACGAGTGAGTATCTGGACCTGGGTTGGCAATGGCCGTTGGCCTCCCTCTTGGGCCGCGCACCAGATCCATCGCCGGGCCGGGCCCTGGGCCCCAACCAGTGGTACAGCGTGGGTCGCATCAACTACAGCATGCTCGATCGCAAAGTGGTCGATCTCGTGGCCGGTTTCGAATACGACGCTGGCTGCTGGCTGGGTCGTGTGGTGTTGCAACGCCTGCAGACCAGCACCACCGAGTCCAACGAGAGCATTCTGTTCCAGCTCGAGTTCTCCGGCTTCTCCAGGGTAGGCGCCAGTTCGTTGCAGAGCCTGCAGACCAACGTGCCGGGCTACCGCTACCTGCGTGAGGAAGTCAACCCGCCGAGCCGGTACCCTACCTACGACTGA
- a CDS encoding peptidylprolyl isomerase produces MNLSACFRALLLGGLVSSLGLPAAAQSLKLSDQMRAQAALPAAQSGSLTVDYIVALVNSAPITNNEVRQRLLRIEQQSAQQGVALPPRDELARQVMEQLVAERAQLQEAGDLGLRVDEASLLQAEQGIAAQNQLSLEDFRRRVTAEGLDIQRLRNELRSQLLLQRLREREVEQRVRVSEADIDEFIREQNHNNPAALELNLSHVLVQVPESAGAQQVSVLQAKAQRVADDARVAGADFSALARQNSDAPEAANGGSFGWRSANRLPPLFVEATRSLPVGGVAGPLRSAAGFHVLKLVEKRQGSAAAFVVTQSHARHILLRPGPQLTQAAAVAQLARWREQIASGQANFETLAREHSQDGSAQAGGDLDWVNPGQFVPEFEEVMDALKPGEMSAPVVSRFGVHLIRLEERRNRALTDREQRDAAKGMVREAKAAQALQTWSQDVRARAFVEFREPPRP; encoded by the coding sequence ATGAACCTATCTGCCTGTTTCCGTGCTTTGTTGTTGGGAGGCCTGGTGTCCTCTCTGGGGCTTCCCGCTGCGGCGCAGTCGCTCAAGCTGAGTGACCAGATGCGAGCCCAGGCTGCACTGCCCGCGGCGCAGAGCGGCTCTCTCACGGTGGATTACATCGTCGCGCTGGTCAATTCAGCGCCCATCACGAACAACGAAGTACGCCAGCGCCTGCTGCGCATCGAGCAGCAGTCTGCCCAGCAGGGTGTGGCGTTGCCCCCGCGCGATGAGCTGGCTCGTCAGGTGATGGAGCAGCTGGTGGCCGAGCGGGCGCAGCTCCAGGAAGCCGGTGATCTGGGTTTGCGGGTGGACGAAGCGTCGTTGCTGCAAGCCGAACAGGGCATTGCTGCCCAGAATCAGCTGAGCCTGGAAGATTTCCGCCGCCGGGTCACTGCCGAAGGCCTGGACATTCAGCGCTTGCGCAATGAGTTGCGCAGCCAATTGTTGCTGCAACGCCTGCGCGAACGTGAGGTGGAGCAACGTGTGCGGGTGAGTGAAGCCGATATTGATGAGTTCATCCGCGAGCAAAACCACAACAATCCCGCTGCCCTGGAGCTCAATCTGAGCCATGTGCTGGTGCAAGTCCCTGAGTCCGCTGGTGCCCAGCAAGTGTCGGTGCTTCAGGCCAAAGCGCAACGCGTGGCCGACGATGCGAGGGTTGCGGGTGCTGATTTCTCCGCACTGGCCCGGCAGAACTCCGATGCGCCGGAAGCGGCCAATGGTGGGTCTTTTGGTTGGCGCTCGGCCAATCGCCTGCCGCCCCTCTTTGTTGAAGCCACGCGATCATTGCCTGTGGGTGGCGTGGCGGGACCGCTGCGCAGTGCCGCCGGTTTTCACGTGCTCAAGCTGGTGGAGAAGCGGCAGGGATCGGCGGCGGCATTCGTCGTGACCCAGTCGCATGCCCGGCACATTCTCTTGCGCCCAGGGCCGCAGCTGACGCAAGCCGCAGCGGTTGCCCAGCTCGCTCGCTGGCGCGAGCAGATCGCTAGCGGGCAGGCCAATTTCGAAACCCTGGCCCGCGAACACAGCCAGGATGGTTCGGCACAGGCCGGCGGTGACCTGGACTGGGTCAACCCCGGCCAGTTTGTGCCCGAGTTCGAAGAAGTCATGGACGCCTTGAAGCCCGGTGAGATGTCGGCGCCCGTGGTGTCCCGCTTCGGGGTGCACCTGATCCGCCTGGAAGAGCGCCGCAACCGGGCTTTGACCGACCGCGAGCAGCGGGATGCGGCCAAGGGCATGGTGCGTGAAGCCAAGGCCGCCCAAGCCTTGCAAACCTGGTCGCAAGATGTGCGCGCCAGGGCCTTTGTCGAGTTCCGCGAGCCGCCCCGTCCCTGA
- the rsmA gene encoding 16S rRNA (adenine(1518)-N(6)/adenine(1519)-N(6))-dimethyltransferase RsmA → MKHIARKRFGQHFLTDALIIDAIVQAIDPVAGDAMVEIGPGLAALTQPLVERLGRLTVIELDRDLVVRLRAHEQLDVVESDVLKVDFTALAHTVVGEANTQASLRIVGNLPYNISTPILFHLLDHVHVVKDQHFMLQKEVVDRMVAQPATSDYSRLSVMLQWRYAMNNVLFVPPTSFDPPPRVDSAIVRMVPLAEPPAIDLRLYGEMVQVAFSQRRKILRNTLGRWLEAREFPGTFDLQRRAEEVPVHEYVALVQAVQA, encoded by the coding sequence ATGAAACACATTGCGCGCAAGCGCTTCGGTCAGCACTTTCTCACCGACGCTTTGATCATCGATGCCATCGTGCAGGCTATCGATCCGGTGGCCGGCGATGCCATGGTAGAAATTGGGCCCGGACTGGCCGCCCTCACGCAGCCGCTGGTGGAACGCCTGGGTCGCTTGACCGTGATCGAACTCGACCGGGATCTGGTCGTGCGCTTGCGGGCACATGAGCAGCTTGATGTGGTGGAGTCCGATGTGCTCAAGGTTGACTTCACCGCTCTGGCACATACGGTGGTGGGCGAAGCAAACACCCAGGCCTCGCTGCGCATTGTGGGCAACCTGCCCTACAACATCTCCACCCCCATCCTGTTCCATCTGCTGGACCATGTCCATGTGGTGAAAGACCAGCATTTCATGCTGCAAAAGGAAGTGGTCGACCGCATGGTGGCCCAACCTGCCACGAGCGATTACAGCCGCCTGAGCGTGATGCTGCAGTGGCGTTATGCCATGAACAACGTCTTGTTTGTACCGCCCACGAGCTTTGACCCGCCGCCGCGCGTGGACAGTGCCATCGTGCGCATGGTGCCGCTGGCCGAGCCGCCTGCGATCGATTTGCGTTTGTACGGCGAGATGGTGCAAGTGGCGTTCAGTCAGCGCCGCAAGATCCTGCGCAATACCCTGGGCCGCTGGCTGGAAGCCCGAGAATTTCCCGGCACATTTGACCTCCAGCGTCGAGCCGAAGAGGTGCCTGTGCACGAATATGTGGCCCTCGTCCAGGCCGTACAGGCGTAA
- a CDS encoding ribonuclease domain-containing protein, translated as MQARAPQTAALPDPAVASVFTTGLPEQGHEMLVQIRQGGPFRYEKDGTVFGNRERLLPDQKRGYYREYTVPTPGLNHRGARRIVCGGQRPQRPDACYYTEDHYNSFKLILQ; from the coding sequence GTGCAGGCCAGAGCACCCCAGACAGCGGCTTTGCCAGACCCTGCAGTGGCGTCGGTGTTCACCACCGGACTGCCCGAGCAAGGCCATGAAATGTTGGTGCAAATTCGGCAAGGCGGTCCATTCCGGTACGAGAAGGACGGCACTGTTTTCGGCAACCGGGAGCGTTTGCTCCCTGACCAGAAACGGGGCTATTACCGCGAATACACCGTGCCCACCCCGGGGCTGAACCACCGAGGAGCGCGCCGCATCGTATGCGGTGGACAGCGGCCTCAGCGTCCTGATGCGTGTTATTACACCGAGGATCACTACAACAGCTTCAAGCTGATTTTGCAGTGA
- a CDS encoding NADP-dependent malic enzyme, whose translation MSNESIQDTKRAELKRAALEYHEFPTPGKLAIAATKTLTNQHELGLAYSPGVAAPCEEIVADPANAYKYTSRGNLVAVITNGTAVLGLGDIGPLAAKPVMEGKAVLFKKFAGVDVFDIEINEKDPAKLVEIIASLEPTFGAINLEDIKAPDCFYVERELRKRMKIPVFHDDQHGTAVTVAAAMVNGLKVAGKDIAQVKLVTSGAGAAALACLNLLLKVGLKRENVFVTDLAGVVFEGRTELMDEDKIFYAQKTDARTLKEVIAGADVFLGLSAGGVLKPEMVASMAPRPVIFALANPNPEIAPEDAHAVRDDIIMATGRSDYPNQVNNVLCFPYIFRGALDAGASTITDEMEIAAVHAIAELAQAEQSEVVAAAYAGEKLAFGPEYLIPKPFDPRLMMKIAPAVAQAAADSGVALRPVTDMEAYKQKLQSFVFASGTIMKPIYAAAKMASRKRVAYAEGEEERVLRACQIVVDEGLARPTLIGRPAIIAQRIEKFGLRLRESLDYDVVNVEQDHRYRDFWQTYHRMTERKGVTVQLAKIEMRRRLTLIAAMLLHKEEVDGMICGTWGGTHNHLEYIDQVIGKRVGGCARTEQDVRVYACMNGLMLPGRQVFLVDTHVNYDPTAEELSEITVMAAEEMVRFGLQPKVALLSHSNFGSSSQPSALKMRRTLELLKQQAPWLQVDGEMHGDVALDAESRKGIMPHSPLEGDANLLVLPNIDAANIAYNLLKTAAGGNIAIGPVLLGAAKPVHILTASATVRRIVNMTALTVAEANVQGEAS comes from the coding sequence ATGAGCAACGAATCCATTCAGGACACCAAGCGTGCCGAACTCAAGCGCGCGGCCCTTGAGTACCACGAGTTCCCCACCCCAGGTAAATTGGCCATCGCGGCCACCAAAACGCTCACCAACCAGCACGAGCTGGGACTCGCATACTCCCCTGGCGTCGCTGCGCCCTGCGAGGAAATCGTGGCCGATCCGGCCAATGCCTACAAGTACACCAGCCGCGGCAATCTGGTCGCGGTCATCACCAACGGCACCGCTGTTCTGGGCTTGGGTGACATCGGTCCACTGGCGGCCAAACCGGTGATGGAAGGCAAGGCCGTCCTCTTCAAAAAATTCGCCGGCGTCGATGTGTTCGACATCGAGATCAACGAGAAAGACCCCGCCAAGCTGGTCGAGATCATCGCCTCGCTGGAGCCCACGTTTGGCGCGATCAACCTGGAAGACATCAAAGCTCCGGACTGCTTCTACGTGGAGCGCGAGCTGCGCAAGCGCATGAAGATCCCGGTGTTCCACGACGACCAGCACGGCACGGCCGTTACCGTGGCGGCGGCCATGGTCAACGGCCTGAAGGTGGCCGGCAAGGACATTGCGCAGGTCAAGCTCGTGACGTCGGGCGCCGGCGCGGCCGCGCTGGCTTGCCTGAACCTGCTGCTCAAAGTCGGCCTGAAGCGCGAAAACGTGTTCGTCACCGACCTCGCCGGCGTGGTCTTTGAGGGTCGCACCGAATTGATGGATGAAGACAAGATTTTTTACGCGCAAAAGACCGATGCCCGCACACTGAAAGAAGTGATCGCGGGAGCCGATGTGTTCCTGGGCCTGTCCGCTGGCGGCGTGCTCAAACCCGAAATGGTCGCCAGCATGGCGCCGCGCCCTGTGATCTTTGCGTTGGCCAACCCCAACCCCGAAATCGCGCCCGAAGACGCGCATGCGGTGCGCGACGACATCATCATGGCCACCGGGCGCAGCGACTACCCGAACCAGGTCAACAACGTTCTGTGCTTCCCGTACATCTTCCGTGGCGCGCTCGACGCTGGTGCCTCTACCATCACCGATGAGATGGAGATTGCTGCGGTGCACGCCATCGCCGAGCTGGCCCAAGCCGAACAGAGCGAAGTCGTGGCAGCTGCTTATGCCGGCGAAAAACTGGCATTCGGCCCTGAATATCTGATACCCAAGCCGTTCGACCCCCGTCTGATGATGAAGATCGCGCCGGCCGTGGCTCAAGCTGCGGCAGACAGCGGCGTGGCTTTGCGCCCGGTCACCGACATGGAAGCCTACAAACAAAAGCTGCAGAGCTTCGTGTTTGCCTCTGGCACCATCATGAAGCCCATTTACGCAGCCGCCAAAATGGCCAGCCGCAAACGGGTGGCGTATGCCGAAGGCGAAGAAGAGCGCGTGCTGCGGGCCTGCCAGATCGTGGTGGACGAGGGCCTCGCCCGCCCCACCCTGATCGGCCGCCCAGCGATCATCGCGCAGCGCATTGAAAAATTTGGCCTGCGCCTGCGGGAAAGCCTGGACTACGACGTGGTCAACGTCGAACAAGACCACCGCTACCGCGACTTCTGGCAGACCTACCACCGCATGACCGAGCGCAAAGGCGTGACCGTGCAGTTGGCCAAGATCGAAATGCGCCGCCGCCTCACCCTGATCGCTGCCATGCTGCTGCACAAGGAAGAAGTCGACGGCATGATCTGTGGCACCTGGGGCGGCACCCACAACCACCTGGAGTACATCGACCAGGTGATCGGCAAGCGCGTGGGCGGATGCGCCCGCACCGAGCAAGACGTGCGGGTGTACGCCTGCATGAACGGCCTCATGCTGCCGGGTCGCCAAGTGTTCCTGGTCGACACCCACGTCAACTACGACCCGACAGCCGAAGAGCTGAGTGAAATCACTGTGATGGCCGCTGAAGAAATGGTGCGTTTCGGCCTGCAACCCAAGGTCGCGCTGCTCTCGCACTCCAACTTTGGCTCGTCCAGCCAACCCAGCGCACTGAAAATGCGCCGCACGCTCGAGCTGCTCAAGCAGCAGGCACCCTGGCTGCAAGTCGACGGGGAAATGCACGGCGACGTTGCCCTGGACGCCGAATCCCGCAAAGGCATCATGCCCCACTCGCCCCTGGAGGGCGACGCCAACCTGCTGGTGCTCCCCAACATCGACGCGGCCAACATCGCCTACAACCTGCTCAAGACGGCAGCTGGCGGCAACATCGCCATCGGCCCGGTGCTGCTCGGCGCAGCCAAGCCCGTGCACATCCTCACGGCCAGCGCCACGGTGCGCCGCATTGTCAACATGACAGCCTTGACCGTGGCCGAAGCCAATGTGCAGGGTGAGGCTTCGTAG
- a CDS encoding (2Fe-2S)-binding protein: MIVCVCHRVSDHTIAKAARSGHSFDDIQLELGVATQCGQCESCARDVWAECHPGQAIAHLKLEAVRASLHAANAAPCA, from the coding sequence ATGATTGTTTGCGTTTGCCACCGCGTCAGTGACCACACCATCGCCAAAGCGGCCCGCTCGGGCCACAGCTTTGATGACATCCAGCTTGAGCTGGGTGTGGCCACCCAGTGCGGACAATGTGAATCCTGTGCCCGCGATGTCTGGGCCGAATGCCACCCTGGCCAGGCCATTGCCCACCTGAAACTCGAAGCCGTGCGCGCCAGCCTGCACGCCGCGAACGCAGCGCCCTGCGCCTGA
- the bfr gene encoding bacterioferritin, translating to MKGDPQAIKHLQDQLKNELTAINQYFVHYRMLKHWGLDKLAKKEYEESIGEMKHADWLMDRIFMLDGLPNLQDLGKLNIGENVPEMLQSDLALERGAQATVKDGVAYCESVRDFVSRDLLMKILDDTEEHVDFLETQLELIEKVGLPNYLQSQMGEVS from the coding sequence ATGAAAGGCGACCCTCAAGCCATCAAACACCTGCAGGACCAACTCAAGAACGAGTTGACTGCGATCAACCAGTACTTCGTGCACTACCGCATGCTCAAACACTGGGGTCTGGACAAGCTGGCCAAGAAAGAATACGAAGAGTCGATCGGGGAAATGAAGCACGCAGACTGGCTCATGGACCGGATATTTATGCTCGACGGCCTGCCCAACTTGCAAGACCTCGGCAAACTCAACATCGGCGAGAACGTTCCCGAGATGCTGCAAAGCGATCTGGCACTGGAGCGCGGTGCGCAGGCCACCGTCAAGGACGGCGTGGCCTATTGCGAGTCGGTGCGGGATTTTGTGTCGCGCGACCTGCTCATGAAGATCCTGGACGACACCGAAGAGCACGTCGACTTCCTGGAAACCCAGCTCGAGCTGATCGAGAAGGTCGGTCTGCCCAACTACCTGCAAAGCCAGATGGGCGAGGTGAGCTGA